A genomic stretch from Methylophilus medardicus includes:
- a CDS encoding pseudouridine synthase, with product MSTLKLNKSPATTDQKKQKPVRPLAPELRDRSKAPMLKKDKPSEAAPQSTEQAPRSKAHSPRSESGSKSRDSRKPAGKPGTAGGRSSAARTGRSDKPRDHDRSFAAKRESRPAARPAVQSAPSVADNDQQPRLSKVMADRGLCSRREADDWIANGWVKVNGEIIETLGTRIDADADIVISAYAREHQAETVTVLLHKPVGYVSGQAEDGYEPAVVLFNPDNQWAEDASGIGFKRGHLRGLAPAGRLDIDSTGLLVLTQDGRVARKLIGDDSNVEKEYLVRVEGQLIDNGLALLNHGLSLDGVTLKPAKVSWQNEEQLRFVLREGRKRQIRRMCELVGLHVVGLKRIRIGSINLGKLPPGQWRYLAEHERF from the coding sequence TTGTCTACGCTAAAACTCAATAAATCCCCCGCCACCACCGATCAAAAAAAGCAAAAGCCGGTCAGACCATTAGCGCCCGAGCTGCGCGATCGCAGCAAGGCGCCTATGCTCAAAAAAGACAAACCTAGCGAGGCTGCGCCGCAGTCGACAGAACAAGCGCCCCGATCTAAAGCGCACTCGCCTAGGTCGGAGAGTGGCTCTAAATCGCGAGATTCACGCAAGCCTGCGGGCAAGCCAGGAACTGCTGGTGGGCGCTCGTCAGCAGCGCGGACGGGGCGCAGTGACAAACCGCGTGATCATGATCGATCCTTTGCCGCCAAGCGAGAGTCTCGGCCAGCGGCTCGGCCAGCGGTTCAATCTGCGCCATCGGTCGCAGACAATGATCAACAGCCGCGTTTGTCTAAAGTGATGGCAGATCGTGGCTTGTGCTCCCGTCGCGAGGCAGATGATTGGATTGCCAATGGCTGGGTTAAGGTCAATGGCGAAATTATCGAAACCCTCGGCACCCGCATCGATGCCGATGCCGACATTGTGATCAGCGCGTATGCCCGCGAGCATCAGGCAGAAACCGTGACTGTGTTGCTACATAAGCCGGTGGGTTATGTCAGTGGCCAAGCTGAGGATGGCTATGAGCCAGCCGTGGTGCTGTTCAATCCGGACAATCAATGGGCAGAAGATGCGAGTGGCATCGGTTTTAAGCGCGGACATTTACGTGGTTTGGCACCTGCGGGGCGTCTTGACATCGATTCCACCGGGTTGCTGGTGCTGACACAAGATGGACGGGTGGCGCGTAAACTAATTGGGGATGATTCCAACGTTGAAAAAGAATATCTAGTCCGCGTTGAAGGCCAACTGATTGACAATGGGTTGGCGCTATTAAATCATGGCCTAAGCCTAGACGGTGTGACATTGAAACCGGCAAAAGTCTCTTGGCAGAATGAAGAACAGTTGCGCTTTGTATTACGCGAAGGTCGCAAGCGGCAAATTCGCCGGATGTGCGAGCTGGTGGGGTTACATGTGGTGGGGTTAAAACGTATTCGCATCGGCAGCATTAACTTGGGCAAGTTACCGCCCGGCCAATGGCGTTATTTGGCTGAACAC
- a CDS encoding biosynthetic peptidoglycan transglycosylase — translation MGIHWFKRLFFAALIAMLLLVTGLAAWIWQPYDTTAWRVKLPLGNAGIQVRVLPLLMLATSPAGRWWLDHKEFSLHQGEIRLYDADGLRVHCQHCWLVAKSVSEKPLMLDTVELWIKLDGQQLNGYLLAVSAQKRFKIVFDGKVTMRALKLDWTLPVTPLTHLLAPLRAHSAAIAQAEVSGMLMANGTLRWPKQSWSAQPQLDQLQVSGLDLSKVTATAVQYDCPLLDEQKHPEKMHWLSEDKMGRWLPMATIIAEDAEFRHHPGYVLNQLQQLLGKESTDKAVGGSTITQQVVKYMFTNGERTWKRKIEELLYAVQLEHTLTKTQILNVYLNTVDWGPSLCGAYAATHYYFGLAPAQINPIQAAWLAGIIKNPHRAWKRQFMARQPDLQRAESILHYMPESARKQPGSLNFRAPAAK, via the coding sequence ATGGGGATACACTGGTTTAAACGCCTATTTTTTGCTGCGCTCATCGCCATGTTGTTGTTGGTGACTGGCCTTGCTGCTTGGATCTGGCAGCCTTACGACACCACCGCTTGGCGCGTTAAGTTGCCTTTGGGCAATGCGGGGATTCAAGTGCGGGTGTTGCCGCTGCTGATGCTGGCGACTTCACCGGCTGGTCGCTGGTGGTTGGATCACAAAGAGTTTAGTCTACACCAAGGTGAAATCCGGCTCTATGATGCAGATGGCTTGCGCGTGCATTGCCAACATTGTTGGTTAGTTGCAAAGTCAGTCAGTGAAAAACCGCTCATGCTAGACACGGTGGAGCTATGGATCAAGCTCGATGGTCAGCAATTAAATGGCTATTTGTTGGCAGTTTCGGCGCAAAAGCGCTTCAAAATTGTGTTTGATGGCAAAGTCACTATGCGGGCACTGAAGCTGGACTGGACCTTGCCTGTCACACCACTCACTCACCTGCTGGCACCTTTGCGTGCCCATTCTGCCGCCATTGCGCAGGCAGAGGTCTCTGGCATGCTGATGGCGAATGGCACCCTGCGCTGGCCCAAGCAAAGTTGGAGTGCGCAACCACAATTAGATCAATTGCAAGTCAGCGGGTTGGATCTGAGTAAAGTCACTGCCACCGCTGTGCAATATGACTGCCCATTACTCGATGAGCAAAAGCATCCAGAAAAAATGCACTGGCTCAGCGAAGACAAAATGGGGCGCTGGTTGCCGATGGCAACGATCATTGCTGAGGATGCTGAGTTTAGGCACCACCCCGGGTACGTGCTCAACCAGTTGCAGCAGTTACTCGGCAAAGAGAGCACAGACAAAGCGGTCGGGGGCAGCACCATCACGCAGCAAGTCGTCAAATACATGTTCACCAACGGCGAGCGTACCTGGAAACGTAAAATCGAAGAGCTACTTTACGCCGTGCAGCTGGAGCACACGCTGACCAAAACACAAATTCTTAACGTGTATTTGAATACGGTGGATTGGGGGCCAAGCTTATGTGGGGCTTATGCTGCGACGCACTATTATTTTGGCCTGGCACCCGCGCAGATCAACCCGATACAAGCGGCTTGGTTGGCGGGCATTATTAAAAATCCACATCGCGCCTGGAAACGCCAATTTATGGCGAGACAGCCGGATTTGCAGCGCGCGGAGAGCATTTTGCACTACATGCCGGAGAGTGCCCGTAAACAGCCGGGTAGCCTGAATTTTCGTGCGCCTGCGGCTAAATAA
- a CDS encoding (2Fe-2S) ferredoxin domain-containing protein yields the protein MTQSHFQYHVFFCLNQRENGEDCCMNKGAEAAFDYMKKKVKQAGLAGAGKVRINRAGCLDRCEVGPVMVVYPDAVWYTFIDESDIDDIIDSHFHQGKVVERLLV from the coding sequence ATGACCCAAAGTCACTTTCAATATCACGTATTTTTTTGTCTCAATCAACGCGAAAATGGCGAAGACTGTTGCATGAATAAAGGCGCTGAAGCCGCGTTTGACTACATGAAAAAGAAAGTCAAACAAGCGGGGCTAGCTGGCGCCGGTAAAGTCCGTATTAACCGTGCCGGTTGCTTAGACCGTTGTGAAGTCGGCCCGGTGATGGTTGTCTACCCGGATGCCGTCTGGTATACCTTTATCGATGAGAGCGATATCGATGACATCATCGACAGCCACTTTCATCAGGGTAAAGTCGTGGAGCGCTTGCTGGTTTAG
- a CDS encoding energy transducer TonB, translating into MGLSETFRKRSPLVWALWFSLLAHAVLLTLHFQPELKALKDQIPSLQVMLVNSKTRSAPEKADALAQANLDRGGNTDEKRQMKSPLPSLQQMQPSMPAAAQATLPSATTAASPHAAELVREKQRVAQLEQEAQALLTQLKASQSVTSLSTPPLTQPKTAPKQQMDKHVPVQSQPTTAAMQEMAKLEALIAKQQEAYEMRPKRQFVGARTREYRFANYVEQWRQQIEKVGNLNYPQTAKTQKLYGKLQMTVSIKANGSIENIRIHQSSGHRLLDESARRIVQLAAPFPVFPADIRQDTDVLSITRTWTFTRDDQLSTE; encoded by the coding sequence ATGGGCCTGAGTGAAACGTTCCGTAAACGCTCACCATTGGTGTGGGCTTTGTGGTTTTCGTTGCTCGCACATGCGGTGTTGTTGACGCTGCATTTTCAACCCGAACTCAAAGCCCTTAAAGACCAGATTCCGTCTTTGCAAGTGATGCTGGTTAACAGCAAGACACGCAGTGCGCCAGAGAAGGCAGACGCTTTGGCGCAGGCCAATCTTGATCGGGGCGGTAATACCGATGAAAAACGTCAAATGAAGAGCCCGCTGCCCAGTCTGCAGCAAATGCAGCCTTCTATGCCAGCCGCCGCACAGGCCACCCTGCCCTCGGCGACCACCGCTGCCAGCCCGCATGCCGCTGAACTTGTGCGTGAAAAACAACGTGTCGCCCAGTTGGAGCAAGAGGCGCAAGCTTTATTGACGCAACTCAAAGCGAGTCAATCGGTCACAAGTCTATCCACCCCGCCATTGACGCAGCCGAAAACGGCGCCGAAACAGCAGATGGATAAACATGTTCCCGTCCAGTCGCAGCCAACCACGGCCGCTATGCAAGAAATGGCCAAACTCGAGGCGCTGATTGCGAAGCAACAAGAAGCTTACGAAATGCGACCAAAGCGACAGTTTGTAGGGGCCCGTACACGTGAATATCGTTTTGCGAATTATGTAGAGCAATGGCGACAACAGATCGAAAAAGTAGGCAACCTGAATTATCCGCAAACGGCTAAAACGCAAAAGCTATATGGCAAATTGCAAATGACGGTGTCTATTAAAGCCAATGGTAGTATTGAAAATATTCGCATCCACCAAAGTTCAGGGCACCGATTGCTGGATGAGTCTGCGCGGCGCATCGTGCAGCTGGCTGCGCCTTTTCCGGTGTTTCCGGCAGATATTCGCCAGGATACCGATGTACTCAGTATCACCCGTACCTGGACATTTACCAGAGATGACCAACTCTCCACTGAGTAA
- the mpl gene encoding UDP-N-acetylmuramate:L-alanyl-gamma-D-glutamyl-meso-diaminopimelate ligase — MHIHILGICGTFMGGIAVLAKAAGHRVTGCDANVYPPMSTQLEAQGIELIEGFDPAQTSLAPDIYVIGNVVTRGNPLMEAILNQGLPYISGPQWLAENVLQGKWVLAVAGTHGKTTTASMLAWVLEYAGLAPGFLIGGVPENFGVSARLPQTPPQDTKSVSPFFVIEADEYDTAFFDKRSKFVHYRPRTAVLNNLEFDHADIFEDLAAIEKQFHHLVRTVPQQGLVVANQQQSLDRVIARGCWSGLERIDSAQGWQVQHVDSQGRFDVLFNGERQGNVSWALLGEHNRTNALAVIAAARHVGVAPCIAIEALSAFKNVKRRMEVKGVVNDVTVYDDFAHHPTAIATTVAGLRAKVGNARILAVLEPRSNTMKLGVMKDALPDSLRDADAVFCYANQLGWDAAAALAPIQHKAHTFEDLQTLVEAVVASAKPGDHVLVMSNGGFGGVHQKLLQALQV, encoded by the coding sequence TGCGATGCGAATGTGTATCCTCCCATGAGTACGCAGCTCGAAGCGCAAGGCATTGAGCTGATCGAGGGTTTTGATCCGGCACAAACCAGCCTTGCGCCAGATATCTATGTGATCGGCAACGTGGTCACCCGTGGCAATCCGCTGATGGAAGCCATTCTCAATCAAGGCTTACCTTATATTTCTGGCCCGCAATGGCTCGCAGAAAATGTCTTGCAGGGCAAGTGGGTGCTGGCGGTTGCTGGCACACATGGCAAAACCACCACCGCCTCGATGCTGGCCTGGGTGCTTGAATATGCTGGCTTAGCGCCGGGCTTTTTAATTGGCGGTGTGCCTGAAAACTTTGGCGTGTCTGCACGCTTGCCACAAACCCCGCCACAAGACACCAAGTCTGTGTCGCCTTTTTTTGTGATTGAAGCTGACGAATACGACACGGCGTTTTTTGATAAACGCTCCAAGTTTGTGCATTATCGCCCCCGCACGGCGGTGTTGAATAATCTTGAGTTTGATCATGCCGATATCTTCGAAGACCTCGCGGCGATTGAGAAACAATTTCATCATTTGGTGCGCACTGTACCGCAGCAAGGCTTGGTCGTTGCGAACCAGCAGCAAAGCCTAGACCGTGTGATTGCACGCGGCTGTTGGAGTGGTTTGGAACGCATCGATAGTGCGCAAGGTTGGCAAGTGCAACATGTGGATAGCCAAGGCCGATTTGATGTGTTGTTTAACGGCGAGCGGCAGGGCAACGTGAGTTGGGCCTTGCTGGGTGAACACAACCGTACGAATGCGCTGGCCGTGATTGCCGCGGCGCGCCATGTTGGTGTGGCACCCTGTATTGCGATTGAGGCCTTGAGCGCGTTTAAAAATGTCAAACGCCGTATGGAGGTCAAGGGTGTGGTCAATGACGTGACGGTGTATGACGATTTTGCGCATCACCCCACAGCAATTGCGACCACGGTGGCTGGTTTGCGTGCCAAAGTGGGGAACGCCAGAATTCTGGCCGTACTAGAGCCGCGTTCTAACACCATGAAGTTGGGCGTGATGAAAGATGCTTTACCAGACAGCTTGCGCGATGCCGATGCGGTGTTTTGTTATGCCAACCAATTAGGCTGGGACGCTGCCGCGGCACTCGCCCCAATACAACACAAGGCGCACACCTTTGAGGACTTACAGACATTGGTCGAAGCGGTGGTTGCGAGTGCCAAACCGGGCGACCATGTGCTGGTGATGAGTAATGGTGGCTTTGGTGGCGTGCACCAAAAGTTATTGCAAGCGCTGCAGGTATAA